In Chiloscyllium plagiosum isolate BGI_BamShark_2017 chromosome 1, ASM401019v2, whole genome shotgun sequence, the sequence aaAACATTGAATTGAACTTTTGGGGCAATTTagattttcaaaggcatttgataaggtgccacaaaaGACTATTGCACAGGATATGAGTTTGTTGAGATTGATTGATTGGAATGTCAGATACATGGGTCAATTTCAGGTTGGCAATAAATGGAAAGCCACATGGATTATTACTGGAGCATCGACCACTTATATTCTATGTAATGACTGGGATGAGGTAACCGATGATATCGGAGGCAAACTTGGTGGTGGTTGGAAAGTAAGTTCTGAGCCGACAAAGCTATATAGATGGGTTTAATGATTGGGTACAtagttggcagatggaatataatgtgggaaaatctgaGGTTGTCCACAGATTagtaggaaaaatagaaaagcaaagTATTATTTCACTGGTAACACACGGCAAAATGCTACTGGTACAAGGATAGCCAGGTGTGCTCCtgaatgaaactttaaaaaaattagcatgcaggtacagtaagtaattagGAATGCAAATAGAATGTTGTAAGGCTTTGTGGAATATATATGTAGGAATGGCTTACTGTAACGATATAGTGTCCTTAACAGGATTCCAATAAAGTTATTGTGAATATTTTTTTTAATCGCACTAGTCTATCAGTTTTAATTATTGCTTTCTTCAATTCCTGAATGATCTGTAAGAGCCAAAGGTAATTTTGGATCATTGCGCAAGTTTAGGTGCCTGACTCAGGCTGGTGTAAAAGGTGATGTTTTTCTGAATATCAACTATAGGTTTTTCCATGTGTGTAGAGATGTTGATGGGATGAACGGAATTCTTCAGAATGCTTCACATTACTGCTTTTTGCACTGAATTTGAAGCTCTTTGTTTGAAAAGCTTCATTAAAATCAGGTTACTGCTTTAGATGTGAAACGTAACCAATAAAATCATTGACCATCCATGCAGCCAATTGCAAGTAGGGGTGTCACCCCATCTCCCACAGGACCCCTTACTCTCTCCTCGCCTGATTCTTTGACAGCCTCTGACCACCCATAACTGGATCCTTGAACCAATTAGTCATCCTGTTAGTCTTTTAAGTAACCAATAATCAGTAAGTATTATCATTGATCTCGATTTCTTTCCAGAATATAGTCACTGGGATCTAGATAATGGGAAGCATTTACTCAATCTGCGCAAATCAGGAGGTAAACATTTCTATGTATGAattctgaatagattgattaaatatttaatcaaagaatttttttctttgaatTGTTCTACATTTGCAGAAATGATCCTGCCAGGTTTGTGCACGATCCCAACGTTTCCAAACCTTGCAACCAATACCATGAAGCTACTTCTCCTTCTGTTGTAACTTTGAAACTAACAGTAACAAAATGTGTTCTAGTAACAACATATGTTCTGTTCTTACTCCAGAATGAGGAATGCTGATGTAACATACCATGGATGATACTTGCGTTGTACAATGTTCACGTCAAAACAGTCCACAATTACAATGGCAACGGAGACAGAAAATGCACGTGCTCTACTTAAAACATTCAGTACAGCATCGGTTATCTCGAGCGTAGGCCTAGGAATTTTCTGCTTCATATCGGATCAATGCTTACAACTTTCTTTAATACAGAACAATTACTGGCTTAGGGCTATTTCAGACAATGCAGTACATGGTGTTATTGGACTGTGGTCTTGGGCCATTGTGATTGGATTGAGAAAGAAGAGTGATTTTTATGAAGTACTTCTTGCTGGATTTCTATCTTCCGTGATTGATGTTGATCACTTTCTTGCAGCTGGATCCATGTCTCTCAAGGTAAGAATATACACATCTGGCTCTTGTTTCttctacatttcaaaagtgtACTTTATTCAACAGTGCATCAATTTTAAATTGGGGAAAAGTTGTGGAAAGATTTTTAATTTATGATGACATTCACTTAGCTTTATAACTAGTCAAAATAACAGAGACACTATCATGTCATCTATGAACATTCCTCTAATCTATAAACTGAAAAGCAAAGTCATAAACTTTTAGGCCTTTGAGATTTTTCCTTCTACTTGTTGGTGAAAGAATGCTAATTATGAAATGCTTCAGAAACAGAGCTTATTTTTAACAAAGTGGCCTTTTCAGTCACCCAGCGAATTAAGCAAATGGGTAGCTGAACATTATAGACCAGATCTTCGGAATagtttttatttgttcttgggatgtgaaTACCCTGTCAAGGTCaggatttgttgcccatctctaatttgaGAATCTGGtggtgaaccactgcaatctgtggTTAAGATGTGCCCGTCATGCTGTTAGAAAGGGTGCTTTAGGAATTTTTCTAATGATCGTGAAGGTACAGCAACATAGTTCCGAAACACGGTGGAGTTTGGTTTTGAGGGTAACTTGCAGGTAGTACTGCTGCTATTACATCTTCCCTTCTAGGTGGTACAGGTTGGGGATTTGGTGGACGTTCTCGAAGAAGCTTTggcgagttgctgcagtgcatcttctggatggtatgcaCAGCTACCACTGTTTGTGGTTGAAGGTGTGAGTCTTTCAGGAGGCAGCGAGGGTGCTCATCACACATTCTGATTTATCTTGTTTGGTGTTGAGATTCTGGAGAGCTTTTGGATTTGGACACTGTCTGGCTATGTTACACTTTCTGTATATCTGAAATGAGAAAGTCACAATAGAAAGTCGAGAGGAGAGAGGTAGAAGTCCAGCATTGTTTTTTTCCTGCTTGTAAAtcaaaagatttataaggggAGGCAGTAGCACTGTGACAATGTCACTGGAATACTAATCCAGAACTGCAGGCTAATGTTTTAGGGgcataggtttgaatcccatcatggtagattgtgaaattttaaattccaataacatctgaaataaaagtctAGCATAATGGTGACtctcatcactgttttaaaaactgaTCTGTTCCACTATAGGGAAGATGATGTACATGTGACttcaggtccacagcaatgtgattaactcttaaacTAACTTCGGGATAATTAGAGATGAACAGTAAATGTTGGCTGGTTCAAGGTTTTTAAGAGTATGGGATGTGGGGAAAGCTAATTGTGTGCAAATTTTGGTATTTGTTGTGCATATCCTCTCTTCCAATGATCATGACACTGTTGGTTGATCACACAACAACTGGtcaattttgggaaagaaaacttGCCACCCTCACCCAGTGTGGCTGAGGTGTGAACCCAGTCCTACATgctttaatttaaactgatttctgAAGCGGTCTAGTAAGCCTCTTAGTTTTATCAAGTTGCCAACTGGGGATGAACAATATTTACCAGCCTTGCCAGCAGGCCCACTTTCCTGATTTGTTACACTTAATTTGAGTTGTGCATTGTATGTAGTGTGACTACTTTTGAAGATGAATCAAAATTTAAATCAGTGTTTTTTGAGTCTTATCTAAACAGTTCTTTAACATGTGGATTTATGAAGAATatgaaatattgtaatttttaaaatttccattgaAACCTAGTGAGCTGCTTTAAAATAATtgacttatttttaaaagatcatGACATTTTCATGCTACTATTTGGACATAGAATACTGTCAGTAACTATATTTCTCTCTTTTTAGGCTGCGTTGCATCTTCCACAAAGACCTGCACTGCACTGTTCTACAGTGATAGTCGTAGTGGCTTTTTCACTGAAACTTGCTATGTGGTTATTTAGACTTAAGGATTCTTGGTGTTTTCTGCCATGGATGGTGACCATTTCTTGGGTTTCTCATCATGTCCGTGATGGTGTCCGACATGGCCTTTGGTTTTGTCCCTTTGGAAATACAGCCCCTGTGCCATATTGGACTTACATAGCAATTACAGCCTCGTTCCCTCACCTTTGCTCTGTTCTTATGTACGTGACTGGTACTAGAGAaacaatgtccatgtcccatggaATTGCAATTGATGTATAACTGGCTATATATATTGTGATTTCTTGTTTAAGCTTACCACACTGAGTTGGATGTATTTTAATTTACTAACTACTGACCAACATTTTTGTGAATTTACTTGTGTATCAGCAATATGCTGTGTATAATGTTTTAAGATATAGCCTTGTTCTCTGATAAGCAGCTAGAGTTTttagaattttacattttccccacAGTTTCTGTTGTAATGTGATTAATGGCTTACACAAAACTGTAGCTGTCTCAGTTAACTGAAGTGCAAATGTATTGTGATTGAAGGTTAGAATGAGATAAAGTTTATTATTTAAGGTACTCAGTTTGATTGTGCTAGTTTTGAAGTGAGTTTGTtgaaaaaagatgaaaaattgTTGTATCATCCGCCATCAATGTGCCAAATAGGAAAATAAGTGATGTGGTAATTTATGTACAATTGATCTCTTAACAGAATGAACACCTTTGcttaaacattgctaaaggaGACAGGAAgttgaaacatttttattttatactgCTCAGAACAAGGATGCAAGAAACAGACTTGGGGAGAAAAGGGACAGTATTATATAGAGCGTGAGAAGAGAATGCTGATCGATTTTTGCTATAATTGGCATagagatgcagcaagaacagttaaccataaatcttaattctcagactagACATGTAGATTCTGATTGGTGTGAGTACTAGCACGGAGGTGAAACAGAGATTGGCTGTCCCCCATGATCCCTTTATGAAAGAGTGCAAATATgtacaaattccttttgcctGCATTGGCTTCCAGTCTAACTCGCCCGTGGAAGCTCAGAAAAGTATATCCACCATTGATGATCTCCTTGCAACTCCATGCCAAGGATGGCCTAACCCTTTTCTCATTCATAATAAAATGatgtatttttttccccaagtctgttttcttttcttgtctccttttggcaatgtttaagttctgtacCACGAAGCAATTGTGTTTTATGGTTACTAAATTTGTTAtttcaaattaaaatgaatttaGATAAGGGAATGTGTCTGAAACACTAAAGTCTATTCTAACAACAAACTGTTTTGAGACTGCTTTGATATTTCAAATACCTTATTGCATGTCATATTGACACTTGAAAATACACATCATTCCTTAGATGAGGCAAAATGTCATTTTGTTTCATCCGTGTCCCTAGTAAACATACTCAGGACATTTTCAATAGCTTTGACACAGCAAATAGCTTAAGTCAAATTCCAAGATAATAGACAACCTGAACAGAAGGCAGATTCAATCGAGACATCCTCGAGGCTACTAAATTATCATCTGAAAAGGAAGATTCAGTTGTTGTGGGATGAAGACAAAGGAAGTGACATTAAGTGAATCATTCCTCCAGAGAAATAGAATAGCCATGTTGGGACTAAATAACATGCTTCTGTGGATTCTAACCATGCTGCTATTTCTATAGCTGATTTTGCCATGTTGTTACTCAGTAGCTTACCCTTTATAAGAGTTCGTAGGAAGGTTGAAAATCCTATTTTTAAGCATGTTATAAAATTAGCATGAATTTagaaattatttaaattgtgCATTAGCATCAGAAAACAACTATAAAAGATGTAATTTGTGGGTTTGTTTTTGAGGTGTGTATGTTGCAGCATATGCATCCTGTCTACCAGCATCCTATTTCATGTCACTTTTAATGGTTTTGCTTCAACTTTTCCTATTAGAAATCCTTATCACCAGAGTTTGAAAACTCTGTGATCCAATTCAGACTCAACGTAGTGCAACATACATACTTTACCTAGAGGTGAATTGAGCTTTTCCACTCATATTTATGATGCCCATTGCTGAGATGCCATATCAATATGATTGAtgcattgattttgttttttttttctgtaatgttTGAGTCAATGGGTGCCAGTCAATTGTTATGAACTACACAGTAATTCACATTAACAGCACATTTTCTAAACAAATAAAATAGTGAGGCTTGGCTTTTGCTTCAAAGTGACTAAAAAGGACACACATGGGGCCTAGAGGTGTCTGGTCTTGTGCTTGATTTACTTGTCATTCAGTCTCTGTCTTTAGATTATGGGTTCCCCTCTGTGGCTGTCTTGAAACTCAGCTCTGACGATGGACGTGGTTGCAACGTCTCTGTTGTGCTGTTGGCCTGTCTGAGCTCAACCCCAACACCTTGCCAATGTGAAACAACCCGCATTCCAACTTCAGTGACCTCAGTTGAAGATTTTATGTTTCACTGCTTCCTGGTCAAGGTTCATGAACAAGAGCAGCTCAGCTAAAGGCTGGTGAGTGTGTAAATTTTTGCAAGATTCTTTATGAAGCCTATATTTTTAATGTGTCATATGCATTTAATCTATCAATGCACCATATGATGAAAGATGGCATCAAGGAGTCATATCAGAATTGGACTTGTTGAGAATCCAGGGAAAACTCTAGCTGAAATAAAACCTAGcaaaaaaggaagatggttgtaaatATTGGAGATCAATCATTTCAGGCTCCGGACAGTCTCCTCGGCCTAATCATCATCAACTATTTTATCAATGATTTTCCCTCTATAATGTTAAATGTAGGCATATTTGCAACATGATTAATACCATTCActactcctcagaaactgaagtacTTTGCATTCATGTACAACAAGATGTGCACAATATTAAGACATGAGATTGATgtgttgtgaatgttacttgctactaaATAGCCAGGTATTGACCATCCCCATCAAAAGTCTGTcatccattgacattcaatggcattactgtccTGACTGTcatccttaatgaatattttgcattgatattcacaaaggagaatgaCATGCATGATAAGATTAGGGAgtggtatgttgatattctagggcaaaTCAATATTAAGGAGGTGGTTATGGGAGTTTGGAAATAGTAAGGTAGTTAGAACCCTGGGGACTTATGAGGAGACAGAgcaaggcaagggaggagattgctggagcTTTGACATAAAGCTCTGTATCCACTTCAGCTGCATGTGACGTCCCAGACTACTGAGAATAGCCAATATTGTTCATTtaggaagggcagcagggataatccaggaaattataaacTGGTGTGCCATACAccagtgatagggaaattattggagaagactcttagggacaggatttaatcACATTTAGAGAAGAATAGACTTAGTATggctttaaggagaaagtgaggtctgcagatgctggagatcagagctgaaaatgtgttgctggaaaagcgcagcaggtcaggcagcatccagggaacaggagaatcgacgtttcgggcataagcccttcttcaggaatgaggaaagtttgtccagcaggctaagataaaaaggtggggggaggggaaatgaggaaactggtgaaatccgagtttccagcaatacatttccagctctgatctccagcatctgcagacctNNNNNNNNNNNNNNNNNNNNNNNNNNNNNNNNNNNNNNNNNNNNNNNNNNNNNNNNNNNNNNNNNNNNNNNNNNNNNNNNNNNNNNNNNNNNNNNNNNNNNNNNNNNNNNNNNNNNNNNNNNNNNNNNNNNNNNNNNNNNNNNNNNNNNNNNNNNNNNNNNNNNNNNNNNNNNNNNNNNNNNNNNNNNNNNNNNNNNNNNNNNNNNNNNNNNNNNNNNNNNNNNNNNNNNNNNNNNNNNNNNNNNNNNNNNNNNNNNNNNNNNNNNNNNNNNNNNNNNNNNNNNNNNNNNNNNNNNNNNNNNNNNNNNNNNNNNNNNNNNNNNNNNNNNNNNNNNNNNNNNNNNNNNNNNNNNNNNNNNNNNNNNNNNNNNNNNNNNNNNNNNNNNNNNNNNNNNNNNNNNNNNNNNNNNNNNNNNNNNNNNNNNNNNNNNNNNNNNNNNNNNNNNNNNNNNNNNNNNNNNNNNNNNNNNNNNNNNNNNNNNNNNNNNNNNNNNNNNNNNNNNNNNNNNNNNNNNNNNNNNNNNNNNNNNNNNNNNNNNNNNNNNNNNNNNNNNNNNNNNNNNNNNNNNNNNNNNNNNNNNNNNNNNNNNNNNNNNNNNNNNNNNNNNNNNNNNNNNNNNNNNNNNNNNNNNNNNNNNNNNNNNNNNNNNNNNNNNNNNNNNNNNNNNNNNNNNNNNNNNNNNNNNNNNNNNNNNNNNNNNNNNNNNNNNNNNNNNNNNNNNNNNNNNNNNNNNNNNNNNNNNNNNNNNNNNNNNNNNNNNNNNNNNNNNNNNNNNNNNNNNNNNNN encodes:
- the tmem267 gene encoding transmembrane protein 267, whose product is MFTSKQSTITMATETENARALLKTFSTASVISSVGLGIFCFISDQCLQLSLIQNNYWLRAISDNAVHGVIGLWSWAIVIGLRKKSDFYEVLLAGFLSSVIDVDHFLAAGSMSLKAALHLPQRPALHCSTVIVVVAFSLKLAMWLFRLKDSWCFLPWMVTISWVSHHVRDGVRHGLWFCPFGNTAPVPYWTYIAITASFPHLCSVLMYVTGTRETMSMSHGIAIDV